In a single window of the Zea mays cultivar B73 chromosome 5, Zm-B73-REFERENCE-NAM-5.0, whole genome shotgun sequence genome:
- the LOC100193935 gene encoding Probable prolyl 4-hydroxylase 7 precursor encodes MDFCSHLRLAAVLALLTGCASAASRGAGSFDPSRVVQLSWRPRAFLHKGFLLDAECDHLIALAKDKLEKSMVADNKSGKSVQSEVRTSSGMFLEKKQDEVVTRIEERISAWTFLPPENGEAIQILHYQNGEKYEPHYDYFHDKNNQALGGHRIATVLMYLSNVEKGGETIFPNAEGKLLQPKDDTWSDCARNGYAVKPVKGDALLFFSLHPDSTTDSDSLHGSCPAIEGQKWSATKWIHVRSFDLTVKQPGPSDGCEDDNVLCPQWAAVGECAKNPNYMVGTKEAPGFCRKSCKVCAE; translated from the exons ATGGATTTCTGCAGCCACCTCCGTCTCGCGGCTGTGCTCGCGCTCCTCACCGGATGCGCTTCTGCGGCGAGCCGGGGCGCTGGTTCCTTCGACCCATCCCGCGTGGTTCAACTCTCTTGGCGCCCCAG GGCGTTCTTGCACAAGGGTTTCCTGTTGGATGCGGAGTGCGACCACCTCATCGCGCTG GCCAAGGACAAGCTGGAGAAGTCTATGGTGGCGGACAACAAGTCCGGTAAGAGTGTCCAGAGTGAGGTGCGCACCAGTTCCGGCATGTTCCTCGAGAAGAAGCAG GATGAAGTAGTAACGAGGATAGAGGAGAGGATATCTGCTTGGACATTTCTTCCACCAG AGAATGGTGAAGCCATTCAGATATTACACTACCAGAATGGTGAGAAATATGAACCCCACTACGACTACTTCCATGACAAAAATAATCAGGCCCTGGGCGGCCATCGCATTGCCACTGTGCTGATGTACCTATCAAATGTCGAGAAGGGTGGAGAGACCATCTTCCCCAATGCAGAG GGGAAGCTATTGCAACCCAAGGACGACACTTGGTCTGATTGTGCAAGAAACGGATATGCAG TTAAACCGGTAAAGGGTGATGCCCTGCTGTTCTTCAGTCTCCACCCTGATTCAACAACAGACTCTGACAGCTTGCACGGTAGCTGCCCCGCCATCGAAGGCCAGAAGTGGTCCGCGACTAAATGGATCCATGTGAGGTCATTTGACCTCACCGTCAAGCAGCCGGGTCCCTCTGATGGATGTGAGGACGACAATGTCCTCTGCCCCCAGTGGGCGGCCGTGGGCGAGTGCGCCAAGAACCCTAACTACATGGTGGGGACCAAGGAAGCACCTGGCTTCTGCCGGAAGAGCTGCAAAGTATGCGCAGAGTAA